The Oenanthe melanoleuca isolate GR-GAL-2019-014 chromosome 1A, OMel1.0, whole genome shotgun sequence genome contains a region encoding:
- the LOC130264151 gene encoding tetraspanin-7-like, translating to MALLKLSLMAFSFVFWAAGLTMLIIGLWAKMSLGTYLALSASDYPSAPAILLATGVAVIIWGFLGCFGAATEHRGLLRAYSAFLAVVLAAGLAAGLSALLYRRTLAQGFQLGLRRALLAYGQDDGLADALDALQRALSCCGVESYRDWLASPWGLEQNGSVPLSCCRARRGCQRSPPSALSLHPDGCFGAVSAFVGSNMFYVATAALGLALLQLVGIVLACLLAARVPAHLLGSTTPR from the coding sequence ATGGCCCTGCTCAAGCTGTCCCTCATGGCCTTCAGCTTCGTCTTCTGGGCAGCGGGGCTGACCATGCTCATCATCGGCCTCTGGGCCAAGATGTCTCTGGGCACCTACTTGGCGCTCTCGGCCAGCGACTACCCCAGCGCCCCCGCCATCCTCTTGGCCACCGGCGTCGCTGTCATCATCTGGGGCTTCCTGGGGTGCTTCGGCGCCGCCACGGAGCACCGGGGACTGCTGCGCGCCTACAGCGCCTTCCTGGCCGTGGTGCTGGCGGCCGGGCTGGCGGCCGGGCTCTCGGCGCTGCTGTACCGCCGGACCCTGGCGCAGGGCTTCCAGCTGGGGCTGCGCCGGGCGCTGCTGGCCTACGGGCAGGACGACGGGCTGGCGGACGCCCTGGACGCGCTGCAGCGCGCCCTGTCCTGCTGCGGCGTGGAGAGCTACCGCGACTGGCTCGCCTCGCcctgggggctggagcagaaCGGCTCGGtgcccctcagctgctgccGGGCCCGCCGCGGCTGCCAGCGCAGCCCGCCCTCCGCCCTCAGCCTGCACCCCGACGGCTGCTTCGGCGCCGTGTCCGCCTTCGTCGGCAGCAACATGTTCTATGTTGCCACCGCCGCCCTGGGGCTGGCGCTGCTGCAGCTCGTCGGTATCGTGCTGGCCTGCCTGCTGGCTGCCCGCGTCCCTGCCCacctgctgggcagcaccactCCTCGCTGA